In the Loxodonta africana isolate mLoxAfr1 chromosome 1, mLoxAfr1.hap2, whole genome shotgun sequence genome, one interval contains:
- the VGLL2 gene encoding transcription cofactor vestigial-like protein 2: protein MSCLDVMYQVYGPPQPYFAAAYTPYHQKLAYYSKMQEAQECNASPSSSGSGSSSFSSQTPASIKEEEGSPEKERPPEAEYINSRCVLFTYFQGDISSVVDEHFSRALSQPSSYSPSCTSSKAPRSSGPWRDGSFPMSQRSFPASFWNSAYQAPVPAPLGSPLAAAHSELPFATADPYSPAALHSHLHQGAAEPWHHAHPHHAHPHHPYALGGALGAQAAAYPRPAAVHEVYAPHFDPRYGLLMPAASGRPARLAPGPAPAPGSPPCELSAKGEPAGAAWAAPGGPFPSPAGDVPQGLGLTVDSARRYSLCGASLLS from the exons ATGAGCTGTCTGGATGTTATGTACCAAGTCTATGGTCCTCCGCAGCCTTACTTCGCAGCCGCCTACACTCCCTACCACCAG AAACTAGCCTATTACTCCAAAATGCAAGAAGCCCAGGAGTGCAACGCCAGCCCCAGCAGCAGTGGCAGCGGCAGCTCCTCATTTTCCAGCCAAACTCCAGCAAGTATAAAAGAGGAGGAAGGCAGCCCAGAGAAAGAGCGCCCACCAGAGGCAGAGTACATCAACTCCCGCTGTGTCCTGTTCACCTATTTCCAGGGGGACATCAGCTCAGTGGTGGATGAGCACTTCAGCAGGGCCCTGAGCCAGCCTAGCAGCTACTCCCCCAGCTGCACTAGCAGCAAAGCACCGAGGAGCTCCGGGCCTTGGCGGG ACGGCTCCTTCCCAATGAGCCAGCGCAGCTTTCCCGCCTCCTTCTGGAACAGCGCGTACCAGGCGCCGGTGCCCGCGCCGCTGGGCAGCCCGCTGGCCGCCGCGCACTCGGAGTTGCCCTTCGCCACCGCCGACCCctactcaccagccgctctgcacaGCCATCTGCACCAGGGCGCGGCAGAGCCCTGGCACCACGCGCACCCGCACCATGCGCACCCACACCATCCCTACGCGCTTGGTGGCGCTCTGGGCGCCCAGGCCGCTGCCTACCCGCGGCCTGCTGCCGTGCACGAGGTCTACGCGCCGCACTTCGACCCGCGCTACGGGCTGCTGATGCCCGCCGCCTCGGGGCGCCCGGCCCGCCTCGCGCCGGGCCCGGCACCTGCGCCCGGCAGCCCGCCCTGTGAGCTTTCCGCCAAGGGTGAGCCGGCCGGCGCCGCGTGGGCCGCGCCCGGGGGGCCCTTCCCGAGCCCCGCGGGGGACGTGCCCCAGGGCCTGGGCCTCACCGTCGACTCAG CTCGTCGTTATTCCCTCTGTGGTGCATCCCTCCTGAGCTGA